One Zerene cesonia ecotype Mississippi chromosome 25, Zerene_cesonia_1.1, whole genome shotgun sequence DNA window includes the following coding sequences:
- the LOC119836657 gene encoding autophagy-related protein 13 homolog yields the protein MAPDAAFSNISDKNEFTKFTKFLAYKGVQVIVESRKGIKIEPNTKPHSSDTDWFNLQIPDSPEVNQATKNALPSDRILETIRSHLNVEISVQTEDGDEMVLELWTLGLDETQFDTSLKAMNTVYFRMGILLKSLITITRITPAYHLSRKQRTESFTIFYRVYSGEPKLNALGDSVKKVQAGMLKTPLGGLGFTVSYRTNFSISPNRSEKNKALLLKSDHFELSPKHVIFETKKKKEPKSPQPVDLNKPLRLAAFVDEILLEQAIREFLEKIPIPKCRVRPNVTLIIEDKPECKSTQELDMSVISKSPTSLEMPPKRFPGFRSENEPPLKLLCFPFADNHPIRELAEFYKDFFNAPHLKLSDYSTAFKEEKVEMTTEDFSEDLAKHESSLIEFDRLVDDMCRSAEWSGN from the coding sequence ATGGCGCCGGACGCAGCGTTTTCAAATATTAGCGATAAAAACGAATTCACAAAGTTCACTAAGTTCTTAGCGTATAAGGGGGTACAAGTCATCGTCGAATCGCGCAAAGGTATCAAGATAGAACCCAATACGAAACCACATTCGTCGGACACAGACTGGTTTAATCTACAAATTCCAGATTCTCCTGAAGTAAACCAAGCGACAAAAAATGCGCTTCCTTCAGATAGAATACTAGAAACAATCAGATCACATCTTAATGTCGAAATATCCGTGCAAACTGAAGACGGTGATGAAATGGTCCTCGAGTTGTGGACGCTAGGTTTAGATGAAACTCAGTTTGATACTTCGTTGAAAGCTATGAACACAGTTTATTTCAGAATGGGAATTTTGTTGAAGTCACTTATCACAATTACGAGGATAACCCCCGCGTATCATTTATCAAGGAAACAACGGACGGAATCATTTACGATCTTCTATAGAGTATACAGCGGTGAGCCAAAGCTAAATGCCTTAGGTGATTCTGTAAAGAAAGTCCAAGCTGGTATGCTTAAAACACCACTGGGCGGGCTTGGCTTTACCGTATCTTACCGAACTAACTTTTCCATATCACCAAACCGATCAGAGAAGAATAAGGCATTGTTATTGAAGAGTGATCACTTTGAACTAAGCCCAAAACACGTTATCTTCGaaacgaaaaagaaaaaagagcCCAAATCACCACAACCCGTAGACCTGAATAAACCGCTCAGATTGGCCGCTTTTgttgatgaaatattattagagCAAGCTATAAGAGAATTCCTGGAGAAAATACCTATTCCAAAATGTAGAGTTAGACCTAACGTCACATTGATAATTGAAGATAAACCTGAATGTAAGAGCACTCAGGAATTAGACATGAGTGTTATTTCAAAGAGTCCAACGTCATTGGAGATGCCGCCTAAAAGATTTCCCGGATTCAGGAGTGAAAATGAACCACCGTTAAAACTGCTCTGCTTTCCATTCGCTGATAACCATCCTATACGCGAATTAGCAGAATTTTACAAAGATTTCTTTAACGCGCCACACTTAAAATTATCCGATTATAGTACTGCgtttaaagaagaaaaagtCGAAATGACTACCGAAGATTTTTCTGAAGACCTTGCTAAGCATGAGAGTTCTCTTATCGAATTTGATAGATTAGTCGATGACATGTGCAGATCGGCTGAATGGAGTGGAAATTGA